The bacterium genome includes a region encoding these proteins:
- a CDS encoding histidine kinase: ANRKKSTMGSQFVPLLTVGSRRVQDGVEVRIRDNGNGVAEAIRDKLFLPFFTTKPTGQGTGLGLSISYDIVVHEHKGSLSFETVEGEYTEFVIFLPEAQ, encoded by the coding sequence GCGAATCGCAAAAAAAGTACAATGGGGTCTCAGTTTGTTCCGCTGCTGACAGTCGGCAGCCGGAGGGTTCAGGATGGCGTGGAAGTACGTATCCGCGACAACGGCAACGGCGTTGCGGAGGCGATCCGCGACAAGCTGTTCCTGCCGTTTTTTACCACCAAGCCCACGGGCCAGGGCACCGGCCTGGGATTGTCAATCAGCTACGACATTGTGGTGCATGAACACAAAGGATCGCTCTCCTTTGAAACGGTAGAGGGTGAGTATACCGAGTTTGTCATTTTTCTTCCCGAAGCGCAGTGA